ttttaaaattattataattcatATGTATAGTTCTTCACTTCTCAAAAATTCATGATTGGGCATACCATCTCACCATTTGGTATGTTTATATTACTGAATATTTTCTCAAACAGTTATTGGCATGACATGAACTCCTAGTGCAAGAAACATATGAAAAAATGCTTATTTTGAAGTTGCCTTAGGAAATGGCTTATTGTTTTTGTGACCAAATGTcttttcttcctcctcttggcaaatttttattgttgtccCGAGGCTCTTCTTCTTATCCTCGACAAAATTGTCTTGTTGCTCAAAGGCTCATCTTCTTCTAGTCATAGTTATCTTGTCGCTCAAGgctcttcttctccttcttctttgTCCTAGAAAAACACTGTCGTGTTGCTCGGAGgctttaccttttttttttctagtcaATTTGCCTTGTTGCTTGAAGgctcttctttcttcttgttATCGACAAATTTGGCTTGTTGCTTCGGATGCCCTTCTTTATTCTTCTTGACAAATTTGTAATGTTGCTTGGAGGCTCTTCTTCTATTAGGGTGTTAGGTTCTTGCACTAGGGCTTTCATTTTTGTCCAATTGAGTTGGTTTTGATTTGAGGTCCAACATTGGACGCCAAATTAAACGTCGGCATAGTAGCTCCCATTAAAAATGGTACTCCCCCCGTTCTATgttaattgaatcatttttctattctGGAAAGTTCCAAGCTAATttagtcatttctattttttgacaaaaCTTAACTTTGTCTCTTAACAAACTATCCTTAATatctgtgccgaaaagaaaagGGTTCATTTTAGTGAGATAGAGTCTTGTAATTTCTTCAAACCCGTGTCTGAAATTAAACTTTTCAAACAGCCTCGGCCGCCTAGAAAGACGGATGTAGTGGGCTTTGAAGACGTGGCGGAAGAGCTCAAACAACGTCTGCTTCAAGAAACGGACTATTTCGATGTGATTTCTCTGATTGGCATGCTAGGGTTGGGCAAGACAACGCTCGCATGGAAGATTTATAACGATCAAGGTATCAACCTAAGGTTCCCCACTCGTATATGGGTTTCTGTTTCACAACAGTTCACAGACAAAGAAATCTTTCTTCGCATTCTCAAGGAGTTAACCACCCTAGACGATGAACTGTACGCCAAAAGTGGAAGTGAATTAGCTGATATTGTTGCCGCTCATCTCCAGCAGGGAAGATTCCTAATGGTGTTGGATGACGTATGGAGCGATGCTGATTGGAGCAGACTTCGCGTGGCTCTGCCACATAGCGACACAAACCCAAGAGCTAAAGTCTTGCTCACCAGTCGTCATAAGCAAGTGGGAGTGGTTGCTAGTAAGCCAAGACCTATCAAGGAGTTGCGTTTCCTTACAGCAGAAGAGAGCTGGGAGCTGTTCCGGTTGGAGGCACTCAGCAAGCTGGAATGCCCTTATGAATTGGAACCATCCGGACGAATAATTGCAGAGAATTGTGGTGGGCTGCCACTTGCGATAGTAGTCATAGGAGGCATTCTTTCCAAGTCTCTAGACTCAAATGTGGATAAAACGAAACGAGATTGGACAAAAGTGTCCAAACAAGTGATCTCGTATATCGATTGGGAAGACGAGACAAAGCGCGTGCAAAAGTTCATTTCTCTGAGTTATGAGAATTTACCTCACCACTTGCGCCATTGCTTTCTCTATCTGGGGTTGTTCCCAGAAGACTATGAGATTTCAGCGTCAAAATTGATCCGCATGTGGATTGGAGAAGGATTCATACAACAAAAAGATGAATACAACTCATTGGAGGAGATAGGATACAAGTATTTGCAGAATCTTATCAGTAGAAACTTACTGAGATCTGCAAAGTTAACTCCTGATGGCAATGTCAAAACATGCCAGATACATGGTGTCTTGCGCGACTTCTGCCGGAAAGAAGCTGCTACGGAAAATTTTCTCCAAGAAATCAAGTACAACGACAAAGGAATATGTGTGGCTCCAACCTCAAACACGTGCCGCCGTCTTTCTATTCATTCCAATTTGTCCCACTATATCTCATCAAAACCTTCTGTTCCTCGTGTCCGCTCATTTGTTTGTCTTTCCGATACTAAACATACCTTGGCTCCACAAGAAAGCGCAAATGTCATTCGAGCTTTCAAACTGCTCAGAGTTTTTGATGTTCAACCCTTGCAATTTAGCACAGTTGCCAGAGAGTTCTACAATTTGGTACATTTGAGGTACATTGCCATGTCGTTCACGATGGAGACACTTCCTTTACATTTCAGCAAGCTTTGGAACACTCAAACACTTATCATTGACACCACATCTCCAACCCTTAAAGTTGAAGCCGACATATGGAAGATGAAGCAGTTGAGGCATTTTAAGACAAAAGCCTCTGCTAAGTTGCCCAACTCAACTAGTAGCTCTGATAGTGCAGACGAGCTTCAAACACTCAGCTTAATCTCAGTGGAAAGCTGCACTAAGGAACTTCCAAGGCGGGCTCCCAATCTGAAGAAATTAGGCATCCGTGGGAAACTGACCTTGCTTTTCAAAGGAGAGGTTGGATCTTTTGATACATTGAGGAACATGGAACATCTTGGAAAGCTGAAACTAGTAAACGATGAACAACAAGAATCCGGGGAACTGAACTGCCTGCCTCGATATGATCAATTCCCATCCGGACTTACGAGTCTCACACTGTGCTCAACTTCTCTCAGTTGGATCCACATCTCTACCCTTGTATCGTTAGAGAAACTAAAGGTGCTCAAGTTGAAAGATCGTGCATTTATGGGGCACACCTGGGAAGCAAAAGATGGATGCTTTCGCTCTCTTGAGTTTTTGCATATTGAGCAGACAGATTTAGCTCTCTGGGAGGCTTCATCCAATCACTACCCCAAACTAAGAAGCCTTGTGCTCAAGAACTGCGACAAGCTTCATAAAATTCCAATTGAGCTTGCTGACATAGCAAGCTTCGAAATGTTGGAGGTGTCTACTTGCATCCTTGCAGTTACATCTGCCATAGAGATTTCAGATAAAGTGAAAAAGAGAGTGGATGGAGCCTCTGAATTCACACTCTCCATCTTTCCTCCTCTTCATAAGGATTGATCATGTTTTGTTTACCTTGCCAGGTAATTTATCTTTCAAATGCTTTTgtaagtaatttttttgataacttcatcttagttattaatttattctataCTGTCACTTTGCAGCATATGTATCCGATTTCAAGCTTCTTATCAGGTAcgttttttctaattttagttgtgATCGATTGCATGAACACTCTAGCAATGTGCCctagttattttattaaaattaggaaattaaaccctaattaatcattttttttttctcataaacTTTGTTTTTCTTCAGTTTCAATGGTTGATAGTTTGCATAATTAATTTGCAGGGGCTGGCTTGAATAACTGTTGTACTTCAATTTGTTCTCTACGTTGTTGTGTTGAACTATTTCCCTTTCTTCAAGTAAACCAGCGTGTTCGCTTGGATTGGAATAAATTCTGCACTTTATCCGGTTCATATGTTAAACTGCAGAACATTGTGTTGTTGTGTTGAATGATCAGCTGTTGTTGcatcttaattaatatctaaatttgtatgtGCTCAACAATATTGGAGATCTTATTTGGATACATTGTCTTGATTTATCCCCTtagttcaagaaaaaaaaaaaaattaatgccTCCAAAGCAGAAACGAGGACAAACCTGTTGTTTGTATTGAACTGATTTTCCAATTGATTGTGTTGAGAAATGATACATTTTACATCCCTATTTATAGGACaagattattaaatatatctaGGAACGAACTAGAAATTCTACCATATTAATGATATATTCCCTTGAGtccataaaatatactctttCCTATAATCTGGAGATTATCATATTTCCTTTCCAACAAAACCCATCTCATGAAATTATTAACTctgaatttatatattaccCGCAATTAATATCATATATAGAAAgctaggggagtgatcaattgctaactcatcatttaattgctaactacaactaatttaagaccataggattttagaaaacgtgtggtctacaatttgccacgtgtaattttcgtttttattaattaaatcgaaaaatataaaaaaaaactccaaattagggttttggatgaaaatgtcaatatagtgatccgaaaatatcaacacagtgctTTGAGAATgacaacacaatgctttaagaatgttaacacattgcttatattgacattctacatgtattctactgacatattttatatagtatgttgacatttctgcttgtacgaaaaaaataaaaaattttgaattctttttcaaattttgacgccagaacatatgcatgtatgatatcgttggaatccttatgaattttttttttaatttgatatatgttatatgggggagtgatcaattgctaactcatcatttaattgctaactacaactaatttaaggccataggattttagaaaacgtgtggtctacaatttgccacgtgtaattttcgtttttattaattaaatcgaaaaagataaaaaaaacttcaaattatggttttggatgaaaatgtcaatatagtgttccgaaaatatcaactcaatgctttgagaatgtcaacacaatgctttaacaatgttaacccattgcttatattgatattctacatgtattatattgacatattttatatagtatgttgacatttctgcttgtacgaaaaaattaaaaaaatttgaattttttttcaaattttgatgtcggaatatatgcatgtatgatatcgttggaatccttatgaaattatctttgatttgatatatattatatgaatttaaagttttgagatttcttttaaaaattagtaataactaaacatgtagttaattgacattaatacccctattgatatttttttgaattaatcatatgaccttattgacgtttttcttTGATCGTATTAacatttagggattaatgatctaagcccttaatttgaatatctaatactccctccgtcccgctttaggagtcccggttggtcAATTTTGGGCGTCCTGCTTTAGGAGTCacggttgagataaattaataaaaaatgcctacaaagtgttaaaagtgttaaaagtgggtcccaacatccactataacatttatttattggacactcaattaaaagtgggtcccaacatccactacaatatttatttattacacactctaacacttttttcttaaaatatgtgcccgactcaaccgggactcctaaagcgggacggagggagtagctattattttgttgtagttagcaattaagttatgagttagcaatataacactcctatgttatatgaatttaaagttttgggattttttttaaaagttagttataattaaacatgtagttaattgacattaatacccctattgatattttttggaattaatcctatggccttattgacatttttcgttgatcatattgacatttaggaattaatgatctaagcccttaatttaaatatctaatggctattatttaattgtagttagcaattaagttcTGAGtcagcaatataacactccccgataaaactatatatgaacaagatataaatatgatataaaGAGTgaacaaatataattatgagtTATGACTCATAACAAGTGGGGTGTTTGGCTAAAGCTTCAAATAATCGAAAGAATTAAGTATAAATTTGGGTCTGTATTAGTGGGGCACAAAAGAGGAAATTGTTTTACGAAAAAATAGCCCAATCGCATTCATATTCAGTGGGTCGTGGGTGGCTcatccaaaattttatttgggcGGTGAATTCAACCATCAAAAGTATGAATTAACTTTTCAGTCAAGCCCGTTTCTCTTTTTCAAAATTCGATGATATACAGTTTGAAGTCACtccataaaatgaaatttacaaatttaaaaaaataagatgtacatcaaaattaaattaattttatgttaatttgaAGAACTTTAagatagtattaaattattaattgcaCCTCGTATTTCACTAAGTAGTATAACTAGGGAGTAGAAACTCCCATTGAagtttagagcatctccaatagcggctagcccaccggctagccgattcgccgcgctagccggtcggctagccgaaccattgcagcAGGCGAGCGgcaaatcggctagccgatcggcgtgggctggccgattgttgtgcgctggccgatgcgctagccgatcggctagccgctattgtggcagcccgatcggccagcgccgattatgattttttttttttttttttttttttaaaacctatataaacgcgattttctctctctctaaatttctgtacaagaacAACATTTaacgatggacaacaacaactaggcccaatacaaaattaagaactaaaacagaaacatgtcataCCGTCGggccgggcttccacacagcgagacccccgttcggctagcggcaaactataattgattcaaggcatactaacattttttaatgtatttttttaataaattagtgaggagtagagtggggcggtgactcgtgtgtggaagcccggatttttctttattatgtaatttttttgatttttagttaatgtactttttttatttaaataaaattaacgaatatttcccgtatatgtgtcgtaaatttaattccgtattttaatcgtaattttaattccgtaaatgtagtatattttgaattatttttattgcggctggcctatggctggcctatggctagcctaaatctgacgtgacaggtggtttttttggtgttgctgacgtggcaggggagagaatggctagcctatggctggcctatggctggcctaaaacctattgcggatgctcttagcactgatatatttttgtgatgcacttaacattatttattacCCTGCCTCCATTTCttaaatataagaatattataataacacatgttttaatgcaaaattgataaattaagagagtGATGGTAATAAAAAAGAGAGTGTTAATTAGTTGAAAATTGGTTTCACCTCAAAAGTAAAGAATTTCTAGTTATAGAAAATGGaaagagtttttatttttttaaaatgaatctAATCAAAGTATCTAACCATGTAAAGTGTATATAATATCGATGCACATGATGATAGAAATGTCCtcaaatttaatgtttattaAAAGGTTTTCTCCATTATTTATTACATGTAGATGGGaaccaatatttatttagtaatttgacaaaatttacATGTAACTGAGCTGACCATATAAAAGTTAAACAAATCAGAATGGCCCCTAAAATCAGGGATTAGCACGTTCGCAAAAGATAAACGAACCACTATTCTGATCAAGTCAAAGGACGCTTAATTACGACTTACTAATTCGTAACCACTACATTAACCTCATTAGTTATACGCTACTTAATGGTTGTTCACACAACATATTTTGATTAGGTATCTATCTATtagggcatgttagggtgccatcaccccttaaaataacaccataccacaatttctagccaatcatttgtacatgtggacgaataataagctgccacgtggccaaaaaaaaaatccgaaaAACTCGGCCAGCAATTTGTTGCTCTTTATACAGCAATCtttcttgtccagcaatatccgacatactatacaacaatctataaattgatgtgtagtgtttgtaatattgctgtataagtgTTGTCACATTGTCACTTTAaaaggggttgtcattttaacacaaatccTATCTTATATGttattatattgaatataaTGGTTGTTCACATGTCGTATTAGTCGAGTTGACTATTTACATATTCATACTGATCAATTAACTAAGACAAACACTTGCATGTTGGCGCACGACTCTTTtgtaacatttaaaaatgtcGTAATAAGTATGTTGTCAatatcactacaaaaaatgctAATTAGTGAGGAAATTAGTGACGGGCCATCGATCCCTTAGTAGCTATTTGCGGTAAGTGACGGAAAAGCTTCAGTCACTAGTACGAACTTACCAACACAGCCGCCCTATGTTTTTTGACAATGGGTGGATTAGTAACTTTAGTGACGGAAATATCTGTCACTAAAAGTTTAGGAGAACGTTTTAATTACGGCTCTATCCGACACTAATATGTCACTAATTCTGTTCGGTGATGGAAATTCGTTGTATTAGTGAAGGATTATTCCGTCACTAAATAGCGAGAGGTAGATGGGTTTATAAGATTAATGCAAGTTGTGAAAGAATATCTTACAAgttgaagtttttaatttttacttttgcCTAGATACCCACGTCAAAGTTTAGGAAGGAAGTCGTCTTAACATGtgaaatatttacaatattagATGCCATTTGTTAAAATGCATAATATTTAAAGACTAGAGAGTCTTGGGATAGCATAGTTGGTAATACATCTGTTTCAGCCCACTAGCCCAGCATCTCTGACTACTGATTACCAATAcataatgaataattaataggCGTATATAAATATTGCTCTTTGTCTCATACTGATTATACACATTATTGGGATTGAGTAGAGTCTATCCGTCCTCTTGAAGTTTAGCCCTCATTGTGCATACAACGATTCATTAATAGTACATGGTAAATTGtcaaaataaacaatcaaatttggttaatttttgCCAATCcctcaatttaaaaaatgttcaaATTATATCTCaactttgacatttttcttaattatcaCACGGTGAAAATTTTCAGCATACTTCAATGTCtaagtttaaaaattaaagatgtgACTAACTAAAATTGGTGGTTTTATGACAATTAATTTAccatattatatactatacGACTATGCATCTTTTGGTAATAGACTAATCATACGTATGAACGCAATATTGTGTTTCCGAATTGATGTATTTATGTAATTCTCAATTAATACATTTCTAGATTAGAatccttatttatttaacaaagtTTACAAGGTTTAGGGCTGAGCATATAATAAATCGGTGTGATCCATATAATCAGGGATTATCACgttcactaaaaaaataaattggaaaaaacaaactactactattatcaAAGTCAAAGGACTCTTAATTAATTACGACTGACTAATTCATAACTActacattaaatatattaatcttatTAATAGGTACAGATCATGATTATGTATCATCTCAATTTActcaattcatatttaaatgtaaattCACATGTAACTACTTTCCCTTGTATATGATATGGTACATCTATAGACTATTAAGAAGTTGACTATACTTATAAGTTATGACGTTGTTAACGAGTTCGTAAGCTCTTACGAAATATTTGGCAGAATAAAAGTTACTTACTTACTAGTTAGCTGTAAAAATAATCTGACCATAATtagtacaaaaattaattgaattcttttatattgcctggaaaaataaatccaatttTAACTGtactaaaactaaatttatgtCTCCACGCCTGCGCAaggatatttttgtttaattgtttcTGTATATTTGAATAACGAGCATGGaaccaattaaaattttaaaatagttacACGTATTTGAGATGTGAAACGGTACATTGCTTGTAACAactaataattgataaagttttCCCATTTCTTAATTATCCACTTAATTTAATCCctaaatttacatatatagtTAGGTGTCAACTGAAGGGAATATGAAAAAATCCAATTTGATTATTAAACAAATCAGAATGATCCCTAAAATTAGGCATTTCAGCTGCCCTCTCACGTTCTCAAAGGACGAAAATTATCAAGGATGAATTTCGTTTTCACTATTCTAATTAAACTCAAGTGTCACCACTTGTGactaaataattcaaacataCTTCCTTAATGTTATCAGATTAATACAGCCGTATGAAAATGtccaaaaataaagaaaatgtactgcaaatgaataataaattcaaatacttTTGAATACGTGCAatggggcatgttagggtgccaccatcccttaaaataacaccatactaCCATTCCTAgacaatcatttgtacacgtggatgaataataagctgccaagtgggaaaaaaaaaaatctgaaaaaagaCGGTCTGCAATTTGTTGGTCTTTATccagcaatttttcttgtccagcaatatccgacacactatacaacaatctatagattgctgtgtagtgtttgtaatattgctgtgtaacgtttataatattgctgaaTAAGcggtgtcacagtgtcactttaagagagGTTATCATTTTAACGCAAACCTACGTGCAATAGCTCGTTGACACTAGCATATATAATACACAAACGAGTTGAGAGGGAGATAATGCCTCCTGAAACTATGTCTATATGAAGATACCAGGGATGGCTACTTCCCATCGCAGGcaataaaaagagagagaaaatagtaagagagagagagggatggCGGACGCAGCAGTAGAATTCCTTCTTAGCAACCTCAAGGAGGTCGTGGAGCACCACGCTCATCTAATCAGGCACGCGAAGGGCAACATCGCTAATCTTGAAAGGGATCTGGAAGTCTTCAAAGCCTTCCTCAAGGACACAGCGAAGATGCGGAAAAATGATGAGCAAATAAAACTTATGTGGAAGGAGATTCACGATGTTGTTTATGAGGTCGAAGATGTCATCGATTTCTACGTCTTGAAGGCCAACGAGGAAAGCCAGCAGAATACTCTCATGAGACTCGTGAAAGGTCGCACCAAATTTCTACACAGCGTTGGCCGGAAGGTGGAGGCGATCTCAAAAAGGGTGCAGGATATGAGGGAAGCTATCACTTCTGTCCACAAAGACGAGAAAGGCATACATGAAAAACCTCAGGTACTACTTTTACtctaattatttgttttcaataaatgttaaataaaattcagGTTAAGTTACTAGTCTCTTTTTTCTAAGAGGTCattatctcttattttatcaattgataTTACATCttattaccaaaataaatttacatatataactttattataatttaatatgatttatattGCTCTTTATTCTAGATGTGTTAAAACAAAcgtttaaaatataaatatttattactttacTTATATTACagaaaattagtactccctctgttccatagtagtggaggcATTTcctttcggcac
The genomic region above belongs to Salvia hispanica cultivar TCC Black 2014 chromosome 3, UniMelb_Shisp_WGS_1.0, whole genome shotgun sequence and contains:
- the LOC125211566 gene encoding putative late blight resistance protein homolog R1A-10, which gives rise to MAEAATEFLLNNLREVVKHHAHLIRDAKGDIEKLERDLNTFRAFLEDTAKMGKKNEKIMNMWKEIHDVVFEVEDVVDFYLAKANEEGRQGRFARLLKNRATTLQSVGQKVESIKGRVDVMKNEISFHRFDEGRDETPQPRPPRKTDVVGFEDVAEELKQRLLQETDYFDVISLIGMLGLGKTTLAWKIYNDQGINLRFPTRIWVSVSQQFTDKEIFLRILKELTTLDDELYAKSGSELADIVAAHLQQGRFLMVLDDVWSDADWSRLRVALPHSDTNPRAKVLLTSRHKQVGVVASKPRPIKELRFLTAEESWELFRLEALSKLECPYELEPSGRIIAENCGGLPLAIVVIGGILSKSLDSNVDKTKRDWTKVSKQVISYIDWEDETKRVQKFISLSYENLPHHLRHCFLYLGLFPEDYEISASKLIRMWIGEGFIQQKDEYNSLEEIGYKYLQNLISRNLLRSAKLTPDGNVKTCQIHGVLRDFCRKEAATENFLQEIKYNDKGICVAPTSNTCRRLSIHSNLSHYISSKPSVPRVRSFVCLSDTKHTLAPQESANVIRAFKLLRVFDVQPLQFSTVAREFYNLVHLRYIAMSFTMETLPLHFSKLWNTQTLIIDTTSPTLKVEADIWKMKQLRHFKTKASAKLPNSTSSSDSADELQTLSLISVESCTKELPRRAPNLKKLGIRGKLTLLFKGEVGSFDTLRNMEHLGKLKLVNDEQQESGELNCLPRYDQFPSGLTSLTLCSTSLSWIHISTLVSLEKLKVLKLKDRAFMGHTWEAKDGCFRSLEFLHIEQTDLALWEASSNHYPKLRSLVLKNCDKLHKIPIELADIASFEMLEVSTCILAVTSAIEISDKVKKRVDGASEFTLSIFPPLHKD